The sequence TCGCGGAGATCATCCAGAAGAACCCCGGCACCGTGTCCAAGTGGCGCGACCTGCGCGCGGGGCTCCTGGACCTGCGCAACAGCGAGCAGCGCTCGTCGTCCGTCTTCAAGGACGCGTTCAAGGCGCTGTCCCAGTCCTGGGCGCAGTCCTTCCACCTGAAGGCCACGGGCGCGTTCTTCCTGGAGCTGGCGGCGCGCAGCGGCAACGGCCTGGCCACCGTGGAGCGCACCTTCACCGTGACGGTGCCGGGGACGGGCGCCAGCATCGTCTTCAGCAAGTCGCGGGCCTGAAAGCCCCGGCGTCCATCCGTCCGGTTCCGCACGCTCACCCGGCGTGCGGAAGAGGTTCCGGCCGGACGGTGGACGTGAAGGTAACGCGCTGCATTGCCCCGGCGCGGGGGCATCACTACATCCGGCTTCTCACGCAGCACGCGCGACGCGAGCGAGGCCCCCGCAGATGATCGTCGGTCGGATGCTGTCCTGGCGGATCATCCTCCGCTACACGGGGCGCCCCGTCGTCGTGCACATCGTCATCGCGCTGGCCATCTCCCTGGGCTACGAGGTGCTGGACGCCAGGTGGCTGTCGGTGCCGGCGCTGCCGGTGACGCTGCTGGCCGCGGCCCTGGGCGTGCTGCTCGGCTTCCGCAACAACTCCGCCTACGAGCGCTGGTGGGAGGCGCGCACCATCTGGGGCGGGCTGGTGAACGCGTCGCGGACGCTCGCCCGGCAGGTGCTCACCTTCCTGCCCGCGCCCCGGGCGCAGCGCAGCGACGGGACGCCGGAGACGCCCTCCGCCGCGTCCCGCCTGGTGCAGGTGGCCGTGCAGCCGGAGGGTCCCGCGCTGGCGCCCGCCTGGTCCCAGGTGGGTGACGGCGCGGTGCGCGACCAACTGGGCCACGCGCGCGACCTGCGCGGGAACGTCCCGCGCGCGAACCTGGCCACGTTCATCCACCCGGCCGTGGAGTCCCCCCGGGGCATCACCGGCATGTTCGGGGGCATCACCGAGGACGCGCGCGAGCTGGTCTACGCGCAGGTGGGCTTCGTGAACGCGCTCCGCTGCCACCTGCGGCGGCAGGACCCCTTCCCGGAAATCACGCCGTTCTTCCGGCCGTCCGTGCTGGAGGCCCTGCGCGACGAGCAGAACGTGCCCGCCGCCATCGTCCTGTGGATGGGCGTGCGCATGCGCCGCGTCTACAGCGACATCGAGCATCCGGAGAAGGTCTACATGCGCGTGTCGATGGACGAGACGCTCACCGAGCTGACCAACTTCCTGGGCGCGTGCGAGCGCATCAAGAACACGCCCCTGCCCCGCCAGTACGACATCCTCCCGCACGCCATGGTGCGCGCCTACCTCACCATGCTGCCCCTGGGCGTCGTCGCGGACCTGGGCGTGCTCACGCCGCTGGTCACCGCCATCATCGCGTTCCTCTTCATCGCCCTGGACGCGGTGGGCCGCGACGTGGAGAACCCCTTCGAGGACGGCGTCAGCGACACGCCCATGACGGCGCTCTGCCGCACCATCGAGATCAACCTGCGGCAGATGCTGGGCGAGTCCGGGCTGCCGCCGCCCGTCCAGCCGAAGGACGGCCTGCTGTACTGAGAACTAGTCCGCCGCCGTGACCTCCACCGTGCCCAGCCCGTCCACGGTGAGCCGCACGTGGTCACCGGGCTTCATCAGGTAGGCCGCGGTGGCCGCGCCCGACAGCACCAGGCTCCCCGCGGGCAGCACCTGGCCGCGCTCCGCGAGCAGCGCGCACAACTGGATGAGGGACACCACCGGGTCACCGGAGATGGCGTCCGAGCGCGCCTCGCCCTCCACCTTGCCGTTCACCTCCATGCGCATCTGGAGCTTCGTCAGGTCCAGCTCGCGCGGGGCGCGCTCCAGCGTGCCCGGCACGAACAGCGACGAGGACGCGTTGTCCGCCACCACGTCCGGCAGGCTGAAGTACTTGAAGCCCACGAAGCGCGAGTCCAGCACCTCCATCGCCGCGAAGACGGCCTCGCACGCGTCCAGCACCTGGTCGCGCGTCACGGTGCCCTTGAGCTCCTTCGACGTGCGGAAGGCGATTTCGGGCTCGATGCGCGGGTGGATGCCCGCGCCCACGCGGATGACGCCGCCCGGCTGCACGCGCATCCGGTCCGTGAGCACGCCGAAGATGGGCGAGCCCAGGTTCATCTGCTTGCGCTTGGCCTCCGACGTGAAGCCCATCTTCAGGCCCACCACCCGCTCGCCCTGGGCCTCGCGCAGCCGGATGCCCTCCGCCTGCACCGCGTAGCCGTCCGGCACGCTCAGCTGCGGGTGCGCGTGTGTCAGGGGCGGCACCTCACGGCGCTCGCGCCGCGCCGCGTCCAGGATTCCTGCCAGGGCCGCCACGTCCACAGTCGAGGTCATGCGCGAATCTTTTCCATGCCCGGCCCGCAATTCCACCAAGGATTCACCGGTGGAGCGGGTCCCGGAGACGCCGGGCGCCGGACGGCCGCGCAAGCGAGCGCCATCCGACGTCCGCCGTTCGGAATCCTGGAGGCGCTGGACGGCCGCGACATACATTGCCGCGTCTCCCTCAGGAGGGCGCTGCCTTGGAGAAGGTCCTCAACTACATCGGTGGCGAGCTGGTGCCCGCGGCGGGCGGCCAGTGGCTGGACAAGCCGGAGCCCGCAACGGGCCAGCTCTACGCGCACGTGCCGGACTCGCGCGAGGAGGACGTGCAATCCGCCGTGGAGGCCGCGGGCCGCGCCTTCCCCGCATGGTCCGCCCTGCCGGCCAACGAGCGCTCGCGCTACCTGCGCCGCATCGCCGGGCTCATCCACGAGCGCCTGGACGCCTTCGCGCGGGCGGAGTCCATCGACACGGGCAAGCCGCTGGCGGTGGCCCGCACGGTGGACATCCCGCGCAGCGTGCTCAACTTCGAGTTCTTCGCGGACGCGGCGACGCAGTTCTCCAGCGAAGCGCACCCCATGGACGGCGTGGCGCTCAACTACACGCTGCGCTCGCCGCTGGGCGTGGTGGGCTGCATCTCGCCGTGGAACCTGCCGCTGTACCTGCTCACGTGGAAGATCGCCCCCGCGCTGGCGGCCGGCAACTGCGTGGTGGCCAAGCCGTCGGAAGTCACGCCGATGACGGCCTACCTCCTGTCCCAGGTGTGCCGCGACGCGGGCCTGCCGCCGGGCGTGCTCAACCTGGTGCACGGCCTGGGTCCGCACGTCGGCGGGCCGCTCACGCGCCACCCGGAAGTGAGCGCCATCTCCTTCACCGGCAGCACGCGCACCGGCGCGGAGATCGCCCGCGTGGCCGCGCCCGCGTTCAAGAAGCTGTCGCTGGAGATGGGCGGCAAGAACCCCAACGTCATCTTCGCGGACTGCGACTTCGACGAGGCGCTGGCCACCACGCTGCGCTCGTCCTTCGCCAACCAGGGGCAGATCTGCCTGTGCGGCCCGCGCATCTTCGTGCAGCGCTCGCTGTACCCGCGCTTCAAGGAAGCGCTCGTCGCTCGCACGAAGGCCCTCAAGGTGGGCGACCCGCTGGTGGAGGGCACGGACCAGGGCGCGCTCGTGTCGCGCGAGCACTTCGAGAAGGTGATGGGCTACATCGCGCTCGCGAAGCAGGAGGGCGGCCACATCCTCACCGGCGGCCAGCGCGCGAGCGTGCCCGGCCGCTGCGCGAACGGCTGGTTCATCGAGCCCACGCTGGTGGAGGGCCTGGCGCCCACGTGCCGCACGAACCAGGAGGAGATCTTCGGCCCGGTGGCCACGCTGATGCCCTTCGATGACGAGGAGGAGGTGCTGTCGTGGGCCAACTCCACGCGCTACGGGCTGGCGGGCAGCGTGTGGACGAAGGACCTGACGCGCGCGCACCGCTTCGCGTCCCGGCTGCACAGCGGCATCGTCTGGGTGAACACCTGGATGCTGCGCGACCTGCGCACGCCGTTCGGAGGGGTGAAGGAGTCCGGCGTGGGCCGCGAGGGCGGCTGGGACGCGCTGCGCTTCTTCACCGAGCCCAAGAACGTCTGCATCAAGCTCTGAAACCCCCAAGGAGTGACCTCCACGTGAGCGCTGGCGAGCGGATCGACTCGAAGAAGGCCCCGGAGCCGGTGGGGCTCTACCCCCACGCGCGCCGGGTGGGAAACCTCCTGTTCCTCTCCGGCGTGGGCCCGCGCGAGCGCGGCAGCAAGGCCATCCCGGGCGTGGAGCTGGACGCGGCGGGCAACATCGTCTCCTACGACATCGAGACGCAGTGCCACTCCGTGTTCCGCAACGTGCGCTACATCCTGGAGGACGCG comes from Corallococcus macrosporus and encodes:
- a CDS encoding bestrophin family protein, encoding MIVGRMLSWRIILRYTGRPVVVHIVIALAISLGYEVLDARWLSVPALPVTLLAAALGVLLGFRNNSAYERWWEARTIWGGLVNASRTLARQVLTFLPAPRAQRSDGTPETPSAASRLVQVAVQPEGPALAPAWSQVGDGAVRDQLGHARDLRGNVPRANLATFIHPAVESPRGITGMFGGITEDARELVYAQVGFVNALRCHLRRQDPFPEITPFFRPSVLEALRDEQNVPAAIVLWMGVRMRRVYSDIEHPEKVYMRVSMDETLTELTNFLGACERIKNTPLPRQYDILPHAMVRAYLTMLPLGVVADLGVLTPLVTAIIAFLFIALDAVGRDVENPFEDGVSDTPMTALCRTIEINLRQMLGESGLPPPVQPKDGLLY
- a CDS encoding 2-keto-4-pentenoate hydratase, which translates into the protein MTSTVDVAALAGILDAARRERREVPPLTHAHPQLSVPDGYAVQAEGIRLREAQGERVVGLKMGFTSEAKRKQMNLGSPIFGVLTDRMRVQPGGVIRVGAGIHPRIEPEIAFRTSKELKGTVTRDQVLDACEAVFAAMEVLDSRFVGFKYFSLPDVVADNASSSLFVPGTLERAPRELDLTKLQMRMEVNGKVEGEARSDAISGDPVVSLIQLCALLAERGQVLPAGSLVLSGAATAAYLMKPGDHVRLTVDGLGTVEVTAAD
- a CDS encoding aldehyde dehydrogenase — translated: MEKVLNYIGGELVPAAGGQWLDKPEPATGQLYAHVPDSREEDVQSAVEAAGRAFPAWSALPANERSRYLRRIAGLIHERLDAFARAESIDTGKPLAVARTVDIPRSVLNFEFFADAATQFSSEAHPMDGVALNYTLRSPLGVVGCISPWNLPLYLLTWKIAPALAAGNCVVAKPSEVTPMTAYLLSQVCRDAGLPPGVLNLVHGLGPHVGGPLTRHPEVSAISFTGSTRTGAEIARVAAPAFKKLSLEMGGKNPNVIFADCDFDEALATTLRSSFANQGQICLCGPRIFVQRSLYPRFKEALVARTKALKVGDPLVEGTDQGALVSREHFEKVMGYIALAKQEGGHILTGGQRASVPGRCANGWFIEPTLVEGLAPTCRTNQEEIFGPVATLMPFDDEEEVLSWANSTRYGLAGSVWTKDLTRAHRFASRLHSGIVWVNTWMLRDLRTPFGGVKESGVGREGGWDALRFFTEPKNVCIKL
- a CDS encoding RidA family protein; the encoded protein is MSAGERIDSKKAPEPVGLYPHARRVGNLLFLSGVGPRERGSKAIPGVELDAAGNIVSYDIETQCHSVFRNVRYILEDAGSSWERLVDVTVYLTDMKRDFPTYNRLWAEYFKDNPPCRTTLEINALPTPIAIELKCIATIGDE